In Thiospirochaeta perfilievii, a single window of DNA contains:
- a CDS encoding polysaccharide deacetylase family protein: protein MNKFLYIFLMLISFSLFSTDYNLENSDVWSKKVIGDISVYTKKDSGKVPVLCFHKIGTKARYEITSDGFESFLSYLNSNNFYVISDKDFINRDFSKVPTGFKPIVLGSDDASEGNFIYKTTTEDIVNGEIDKTLGEPQIDSKSMVGLLNRYLPLEQGKRNFTFYVSFNGIPFRQTGGREATGEYYRGIPIIERKFNYLLDNFEIGIHTTTHPVTKDSSVADFKWEIDEFYRILESYVGDRVSLINTIAYPYGCADLKPEMEDMLSNYSYKNTKIIGGFDFNGYFSGSPLTTKLNYYDISRLGVDNQNLKAVYGFLESVPLFHSQRVIVVNSLDDLKGFKYNDSDRVIVGDYEG, encoded by the coding sequence TTGAACAAATTTTTATATATATTTTTAATGCTTATATCTTTTAGTCTATTTTCAACAGATTATAATTTAGAAAATAGTGACGTATGGAGTAAAAAAGTAATTGGAGATATCTCTGTTTATACAAAAAAGGATAGTGGGAAAGTTCCTGTGTTGTGTTTTCATAAAATTGGTACTAAAGCTAGATATGAGATTACCTCTGATGGGTTTGAATCGTTTTTAAGCTATTTAAATAGCAATAATTTTTATGTAATTAGTGATAAAGATTTTATAAATAGAGATTTTTCAAAAGTTCCTACAGGTTTTAAGCCTATTGTATTAGGCTCTGACGATGCATCTGAGGGTAATTTTATATATAAAACAACTACAGAGGATATAGTAAATGGGGAGATTGATAAAACTTTAGGTGAGCCGCAGATAGATTCTAAGAGTATGGTAGGTCTATTAAATAGATATTTGCCATTGGAACAAGGTAAACGTAATTTTACATTTTATGTCTCATTTAATGGGATTCCCTTTAGGCAAACAGGTGGTAGAGAAGCAACAGGAGAGTATTATCGTGGAATTCCTATTATTGAAAGAAAGTTTAACTATTTATTAGATAATTTTGAAATTGGGATACATACAACAACTCACCCTGTAACTAAGGATAGTAGTGTAGCTGATTTTAAATGGGAGATAGATGAGTTTTATAGAATATTAGAGTCCTATGTTGGGGATAGAGTAAGTTTGATTAATACGATTGCCTACCCATACGGATGTGCTGATTTAAAACCTGAGATGGAAGATATGTTATCTAATTATAGCTATAAAAACACCAAAATAATTGGTGGATTTGATTTTAATGGGTACTTTAGTGGTTCTCCTTTAACCACTAAGCTAAATTATTACGATATATCCCGTTTAGGTGTCGATAATCAAAACTTAAAAGCTGTATATGGTTTTTTAGAAAGTGTTCCACTGTTTCATTCCCAAAGAGTTATCGTTGTTAACTCCTTAGACGATTTAAAGGGATTTAAATATAACGATTCTGATAGGGTAATTGTAGGTGATTATGAGGGTTAA
- a CDS encoding phosphatase PAP2 family protein: MNGTNKRILALDTFLCLKVNNLTGKKFIDKTSYIISRLGDGSIYFIFLALFILFFNKPAFITSRDYLSAGALNGLFYKLVKNKVKRERPFIKLANINKIMPPPDEFSFPSGHSGAAAVFCYCTFYHMPIYVGVISFVWMLLVGFSRVYNGVHYPGDVLVGFLMGSLTAKMLIYVFNTDFIINLASLL; the protein is encoded by the coding sequence ATGAATGGAACTAATAAACGTATATTAGCTTTAGACACATTTTTATGTCTAAAAGTAAATAACTTAACAGGAAAAAAGTTTATCGATAAAACTTCATATATAATCTCAAGATTAGGTGATGGATCAATATATTTTATTTTTTTAGCACTTTTTATTCTCTTCTTCAACAAACCCGCATTTATTACATCTAGAGACTATTTATCAGCAGGTGCATTAAATGGACTATTCTATAAATTAGTGAAAAATAAAGTAAAAAGGGAGAGACCTTTTATTAAGCTGGCGAATATAAATAAAATTATGCCTCCACCTGATGAGTTTAGTTTTCCTTCTGGTCATTCTGGTGCTGCAGCAGTTTTTTGTTACTGTACATTTTATCATATGCCTATTTATGTTGGTGTTATCTCTTTTGTATGGATGTTATTGGTTGGTTTTTCTAGGGTCTATAATGGTGTACATTATCCAGGAGATGTTCTCGTTGGTTTTTTAATGGGCTCTTTAACTGCTAAAATGTTGATTTATGTTTTTAATACAGATTTTATAATAAACTTGGCTTCGTTGTTATAA
- a CDS encoding aminotransferase class V-fold PLP-dependent enzyme, whose translation MPCDCNLRKRITRDKITLNKRDVYLDYNSTTKPNNRVLASIDQINRNYWGNPSAQNSRGVNLYNYINGEIHKAKLELGLNNMKIYFDTSSTSLIHKIGNIEKNVITSNIEHTSLLKVANNTVQVDNRGQLDLNKLESICKKQYPSLIVYSPVNHETGNIQPIAKIFEIAKRYNIKIILDAVQTINRLDREKWLPYCDGFYFSGHKIHGVQGAATLILKDSFINFNLDNSPLPFSLYSGTFNSPAVIGLLTATLDTLKSSKTVLNEIRVLQKEGINILAKCSKDIIFESDINNLTGVINISIPIVDKIEDLLMHLSIEGIQVGRLSACSGDINKKSYVLTAMGRDIKRASTSIRISFGRESKRDDFFRLSAALKSFISSNLP comes from the coding sequence ATGCCATGTGATTGTAACCTAAGAAAAAGAATAACAAGAGATAAAATAACCCTAAATAAAAGGGATGTTTATCTAGACTACAACTCAACAACAAAACCTAACAATAGAGTTTTAGCCTCAATTGATCAGATAAACAGAAACTACTGGGGGAACCCTTCAGCACAGAACAGTAGAGGAGTAAATCTTTACAACTATATAAATGGTGAAATACATAAAGCAAAACTTGAGCTTGGATTAAATAATATGAAAATATATTTCGATACAAGTTCAACATCCTTGATACATAAAATTGGAAATATTGAAAAAAATGTAATTACCTCTAATATAGAGCATACCTCTCTACTTAAAGTTGCTAACAATACAGTCCAAGTTGACAATAGAGGACAACTGGATTTAAACAAGTTAGAATCAATATGTAAAAAACAATACCCTTCTTTAATTGTTTACTCTCCTGTAAACCATGAAACAGGAAATATACAGCCTATAGCCAAAATTTTCGAAATAGCAAAAAGATATAATATTAAGATCATACTTGATGCAGTACAGACTATAAATAGACTAGATAGAGAAAAATGGCTGCCTTATTGTGATGGATTTTATTTTAGTGGACACAAAATTCATGGAGTTCAAGGAGCTGCAACACTAATACTAAAGGATAGTTTTATTAATTTTAACTTAGATAATAGTCCTTTACCATTCTCTCTATACAGTGGAACTTTTAATTCTCCAGCAGTTATTGGCCTATTAACAGCGACACTAGATACATTAAAGAGCAGCAAAACAGTATTAAATGAGATAAGAGTACTTCAAAAAGAAGGGATAAATATTTTAGCAAAGTGTTCAAAAGATATAATCTTTGAGTCTGATATAAATAACTTAACAGGTGTCATAAATATATCCATTCCAATTGTTGATAAGATTGAAGATCTTCTTATGCATTTAAGCATAGAAGGAATTCAAGTTGGTAGACTCTCAGCCTGTAGTGGAGACATAAACAAGAAATCCTATGTTTTAACAGCTATGGGTAGAGATATAAAGAGGGCCTCAACCTCTATAAGGATATCCTTTGGTAGAGAATCAAAAAGAGATGATTTTTTTAGATTATCAGCAGCGCTTAAAAGCTTTATATCTTCCAATTTACCCTAA
- the ispH gene encoding 4-hydroxy-3-methylbut-2-enyl diphosphate reductase: MRVKLASTLGFCGGVKKAVDLIYKELESVNGKDIFMEGPIIHNSSVIKDLEDKGVSLLSQDDELNNKKVLIRAHGVTPQLEESLIKRGGEILDGTCPIVKSSQKKIRDYSERGYYIVICGDKGHGEVIGLVGYAPNSSVVVGTESDLKDLVLPEKTVLISQTTFSKGEFTKIEVSLRQKCPTLEVLNTICGATKQRQDAVVELAQEVDVIIVVGGLNSSNTKRLKKAVEDVVPTWLIEDYTDIPKEIKKYEVVGVTAGASTPDSVIDRVVKELKSY; encoded by the coding sequence ATGAGGGTTAAGTTAGCTAGTACCCTTGGCTTTTGTGGTGGAGTAAAAAAGGCTGTAGATTTAATATATAAGGAACTTGAGTCTGTTAATGGTAAAGACATCTTTATGGAGGGGCCAATAATTCATAATAGCAGTGTTATTAAGGACCTTGAAGATAAGGGTGTTTCGCTTTTATCTCAAGATGATGAGTTAAATAATAAAAAAGTATTAATAAGAGCCCATGGAGTTACACCACAATTAGAGGAGAGTCTTATTAAACGTGGTGGTGAGATATTAGATGGAACTTGTCCAATAGTAAAATCATCTCAAAAAAAGATTAGAGATTATAGTGAAAGAGGCTACTATATTGTTATCTGTGGGGATAAAGGCCATGGAGAAGTTATAGGGCTTGTTGGTTACGCTCCTAACTCTTCAGTTGTTGTTGGTACTGAATCGGATCTTAAAGATTTAGTACTACCAGAAAAAACAGTCCTTATTAGTCAAACAACATTTAGTAAGGGTGAATTTACTAAGATCGAAGTGAGTTTACGACAAAAGTGTCCTACCTTAGAGGTTCTTAATACTATTTGTGGGGCAACTAAGCAGAGGCAGGATGCAGTAGTTGAGTTAGCACAGGAAGTTGATGTTATAATTGTTGTTGGTGGATTAAACTCTTCCAATACTAAGAGGCTTAAAAAGGCTGTAGAAGATGTTGTTCCCACTTGGTTAATTGAAGATTATACAGATATTCCAAAAGAGATAAAAAAGTATGAAGTTGTAGGGGTTACAGCGGGAGCTTCTACCCCAGATAGTGTAATTGATAGAGTTGTAAAAGAGCTAAAGTCCTACTGA
- a CDS encoding clostripain-related cysteine peptidase, translating to MNLKTPTILLIILTIVSCSLESSYPKADWTIMFYLADDYITLPLTADIDELTSKEVVTKSIRLVILYDGPLNGDGTLTVLDSPFITNSRNIELSSTAININSENELDMAKEETLESYIKYVKDKLPADNYGLYFGSHGTGYKSWVESGLAVENGEDQLLTPKEISSAIKNTGEMSIVVFDACNMGNIETLYEFKETKVEYIIASPELIPGPGNDYINFINAVYQAPNLTPQSLGETTLEVYYNYYKENPTINNNHNAESLQNLYNVGEIKKIVESNEFKNELTTLLSKKDNNTTMFDFEEYDIFTETPTKPNYSNILDILDNQYMFNNAITKPQNGDYLWLSIYTPTIYNPGYEDTKFANETGWNDIVKNQ from the coding sequence ATGAATCTAAAAACACCTACTATATTACTAATTATACTTACAATAGTTTCATGCAGTTTAGAATCCTCCTACCCTAAAGCTGACTGGACAATAATGTTCTATTTAGCAGATGATTATATCACTCTACCTTTAACAGCAGATATTGATGAATTAACATCAAAAGAGGTAGTTACTAAGAGTATTAGATTAGTTATTTTATATGACGGGCCTTTAAATGGGGATGGAACACTTACAGTTTTAGACTCGCCATTTATAACTAACTCAAGAAATATTGAACTATCATCAACAGCCATTAACATTAATTCAGAAAATGAATTAGATATGGCAAAAGAAGAGACACTTGAAAGCTATATTAAATATGTAAAAGATAAACTACCAGCAGATAATTACGGTCTATATTTTGGTAGCCACGGTACAGGATACAAAAGCTGGGTAGAGAGTGGCTTAGCAGTAGAAAATGGAGAAGACCAACTACTAACCCCTAAAGAGATAAGTAGTGCTATTAAAAATACAGGGGAGATGAGCATAGTGGTTTTTGATGCATGTAATATGGGAAACATCGAAACTCTTTACGAATTCAAAGAGACTAAAGTTGAATATATAATAGCATCCCCAGAATTAATCCCTGGCCCAGGGAATGACTATATAAACTTTATAAATGCTGTTTATCAAGCTCCAAACCTTACCCCTCAAAGTTTAGGGGAAACAACCTTAGAAGTTTATTATAACTACTATAAGGAGAACCCTACTATAAATAACAACCATAACGCTGAATCACTACAAAATTTATATAATGTGGGAGAAATAAAAAAAATAGTCGAGAGTAATGAGTTTAAAAATGAACTAACTACCCTGCTTAGTAAAAAAGATAATAATACTACAATGTTTGATTTCGAAGAGTATGATATATTTACAGAAACGCCAACAAAACCAAATTATTCTAATATATTGGATATACTAGATAATCAGTATATGTTTAATAATGCCATTACTAAGCCCCAAAACGGAGATTATCTCTGGTTATCAATATATACACCAACAATATATAACCCAGGATATGAAGATACAAAATTTGCCAACGAAACAGGTTGGAATGATATAGTTAAAAATCAGTAG